One genomic segment of Catalinimonas alkaloidigena includes these proteins:
- a CDS encoding DUF4397 domain-containing protein, translating into MNSNVFHKFVGMLSYLAAPLILSGCLEDDSVEPTPIAYVSIYGASPDAPDLDVVLDNKLLFNQPLEYTDYTGYLQFYTGNRRLEFSEYNASTVFMDTTFNFQADKAYSVFVTDEVDELTTLIVEDSTSTPAEGKAWIRFVHLSPDAPVVDFLIEGENSTESFTNQSFEEASTFTEVDADTYSMLLTATGNDEELVAVPETDLESERVYTVVVRGYADPPAGNSNALSIQVVRNQ; encoded by the coding sequence ATGAATTCTAATGTTTTCCACAAGTTTGTTGGAATGTTAAGCTATTTGGCGGCACCGCTTATATTATCTGGTTGCCTGGAGGATGATTCAGTAGAACCTACTCCTATTGCTTATGTCTCTATTTACGGTGCTTCTCCGGATGCCCCGGATCTTGATGTAGTTTTAGACAACAAGCTCCTATTTAATCAACCTCTGGAGTATACAGATTATACCGGCTACCTACAGTTCTATACCGGAAACAGGAGGCTGGAATTTAGTGAATATAATGCCAGCACGGTGTTTATGGACACTACTTTTAATTTTCAGGCAGATAAAGCATATTCAGTCTTCGTAACCGATGAAGTAGATGAACTTACCACCTTGATTGTGGAGGATAGCACTTCCACTCCAGCTGAAGGAAAGGCCTGGATACGTTTCGTTCATTTATCTCCTGACGCTCCTGTCGTTGACTTTTTGATAGAAGGAGAGAATAGCACTGAATCCTTTACCAATCAATCCTTTGAAGAGGCGAGTACGTTCACTGAGGTTGACGCTGATACTTACAGCATGTTGCTAACCGCTACGGGTAACGATGAAGAACTGGTAGCTGTACCTGAAACTGATTTGGAATCCGAGAGGGTTTATACAGTTGTGGTAAGGGGCTATGCTGATCCTCCAGCAGGCAACTCCAATGCTTTAAGTATTCAGGTCGTACGCAATCAATAA
- a CDS encoding VirB4 family type IV secretion system protein, translating into MFIKPIKKKSAYLRDRLPIFALEEDKVIFKDGRVGIGFRVSGAPLEPWTESQYAQANDVLGQQLKMLPVGTVVQKTDVYFDKEYKAENIQKSAYYEAKIQEHFFARLTLLHESYLFLSFPSRARTKLNNTSSHRVRPHRVTPHRVTPHRINPVSSMFAYGGSILKNPFDGIENLLKEAESLAASFIKGLYSLKDVSFTRLKEDELKTLYLRYINLSFDEPSTSLNRVIYNDLSALAVGEKKANVITMCGQGSEVFSSVKNHYGVSSPYTYQLSQYMQFPHVVTQCLLVEDTERELKNLDFERKLNDSLEWLTTQDHELKAKELEEFTAYVRSGNTGLVSLHQSMMVFESDEHLRKSYIERVVSAIRQLYGAEAIVESFDTANLFFASLPGNGFQHYRWLITSADLAACYLSFMTNWNGDKTGDYLCDRFGNLLQVNLFNTRQANQNCVVIGPSGSGKSYTMGNFIAQRLERGTRQIIIDKGGTYRNVIYALNGKLFEQTYFEYSADKPLAFNPFLLEKDKQGKYLFTAEKSNFLIAVLSTIWKGGKSEGSTSQDLTPAERAIFKMILPRYYQHLDENPASYPGINSFYHFLRQYHRLHHTEEEYRSEIRYFDMEQFLTVLRPFVSGEYRQVLNAVQEISISEHKLVCFDMDKINTDPVLYPLVTLLITELALDQIRKYPDEIKYLYLDEAWAMLSGSLQEFINELFRTIRKNNGAVCIITQGLGEIKKSSVGEAVLVNADTKIILKHQDKRLVSELAAHLGFTDHEVDLIHSMRVEKTFRELFIKQGEESSVFRLETSPHLDAVLSSKPEERNYLKKLIERYQGNLPFAVNQFVQNSSRIERLQIPN; encoded by the coding sequence ATGTTCATCAAACCCATTAAGAAAAAATCCGCCTATCTAAGGGATAGGCTTCCCATCTTTGCTTTGGAAGAAGACAAAGTCATCTTCAAAGACGGAAGAGTAGGTATTGGTTTTCGTGTTTCCGGGGCTCCTTTGGAACCCTGGACAGAAAGTCAATATGCCCAAGCCAATGATGTGCTCGGCCAGCAGCTCAAGATGTTGCCGGTGGGCACTGTCGTACAAAAGACGGATGTCTACTTTGACAAAGAATACAAAGCAGAAAATATACAGAAATCCGCTTATTACGAAGCCAAAATACAGGAGCATTTCTTTGCTCGTCTGACGCTATTGCATGAAAGTTACCTGTTTCTTTCTTTTCCTAGTAGAGCGAGGACCAAATTAAATAACACTTCATCACACAGGGTGCGTCCACACCGGGTGACGCCTCACCGGGTGACGCCTCACCGGATCAACCCCGTGAGCAGCATGTTCGCTTATGGAGGATCAATCCTGAAGAATCCATTTGATGGCATAGAAAACTTGCTCAAAGAAGCCGAGAGTTTGGCTGCCTCATTTATCAAAGGTCTGTATAGCTTAAAAGATGTGTCGTTTACCAGATTAAAAGAAGATGAATTAAAAACCCTGTACCTGCGCTACATCAATCTCTCTTTTGACGAGCCCAGTACCTCACTCAACCGGGTGATCTACAATGATCTTTCAGCATTAGCAGTTGGTGAAAAGAAGGCCAATGTGATTACCATGTGCGGGCAAGGCAGTGAAGTCTTTAGCAGTGTCAAGAACCACTATGGGGTAAGTAGTCCCTATACTTATCAACTTTCTCAGTACATGCAGTTCCCTCATGTGGTGACGCAGTGTTTGCTGGTGGAAGACACGGAAAGAGAACTCAAGAACCTGGACTTTGAGCGAAAGCTCAATGACTCTTTGGAATGGCTCACTACCCAGGATCATGAGCTGAAAGCAAAGGAACTAGAAGAATTTACTGCTTATGTCCGATCTGGTAACACTGGCCTGGTTAGCCTGCATCAGTCAATGATGGTCTTTGAAAGTGATGAGCATTTGAGGAAATCCTATATAGAAAGAGTGGTTTCAGCTATACGACAGCTCTATGGCGCGGAAGCTATTGTAGAGAGCTTTGATACGGCTAACCTATTTTTTGCTTCTTTACCCGGTAATGGTTTTCAGCACTACCGATGGCTCATAACTTCCGCTGATCTTGCAGCCTGTTATCTGAGCTTTATGACGAATTGGAATGGTGATAAAACTGGCGATTACCTCTGTGATCGCTTTGGCAATCTCTTGCAGGTGAATCTATTCAACACCCGGCAAGCCAATCAGAACTGTGTGGTCATTGGTCCATCCGGCTCAGGAAAGTCCTACACCATGGGAAACTTCATTGCCCAAAGACTAGAGCGCGGTACACGACAAATCATCATTGACAAAGGAGGAACTTACAGGAATGTGATCTATGCGCTGAATGGGAAGTTGTTTGAGCAGACTTACTTTGAATACAGCGCTGATAAGCCGCTGGCTTTTAATCCTTTTCTTTTGGAAAAAGACAAGCAAGGAAAGTATCTCTTCACTGCTGAGAAGAGTAACTTCCTGATTGCTGTGCTAAGCACCATCTGGAAAGGAGGTAAATCAGAAGGTTCAACAAGTCAGGACCTCACTCCTGCTGAAAGAGCCATCTTTAAGATGATTCTTCCCCGCTACTACCAACATCTGGATGAGAACCCGGCATCCTATCCGGGGATTAATTCTTTCTATCATTTCCTGCGGCAGTACCATAGATTGCACCATACGGAAGAAGAATACCGCTCAGAGATCAGGTACTTTGACATGGAGCAGTTCTTAACTGTGCTAAGACCTTTTGTATCAGGTGAGTACCGGCAGGTTCTTAATGCCGTACAAGAGATCAGCATTAGTGAACACAAACTGGTTTGTTTTGACATGGATAAGATCAATACTGATCCGGTATTGTATCCACTGGTAACGCTCTTGATTACAGAACTTGCCCTGGACCAGATTAGAAAGTATCCCGATGAAATCAAATATCTCTATCTGGATGAAGCCTGGGCAATGCTCTCCGGAAGTTTACAGGAGTTTATCAATGAACTCTTTAGAACGATCAGAAAGAACAATGGTGCTGTCTGCATCATCACGCAAGGTTTGGGAGAGATCAAAAAGTCCAGTGTTGGAGAAGCAGTCTTGGTCAACGCTGATACCAAGATCATTCTAAAGCATCAGGACAAAAGGCTGGTGAGTGAACTAGCGGCTCATCTTGGCTTTACCGATCATGAGGTAGACCTGATCCACTCCATGCGAGTTGAGAAGACATTTAGAGAACTCTTCATCAAGCAGGGAGAAGAGTCCAGCGTATTCAGACTGGAGACCTCTCCTCACCTGGATGCGGTACTTTCTTCCAAACCCGAAGAGCGAAACTATCTCAAGAAGCTCATAGAGCGCTATCAGGGGAATCTGCCTTTTGCTGTCAATCAGTTTGTTCAAAATTCCAGTCGGATCGAGCGATTACAAATTCCAAATTGA
- a CDS encoding Fic family protein produces MLKTISASRALAQLNGALSNLPNPSLFLDTIHLQEAKASSEIENIITTNDDLYKSLVADKKFESAATKEVLSYKEALWLGFDRLREKPFITTNLCIEIVQCIKKNTAGIRVTPGTTLSNSHGEVIYTPPSGEEIIRKKLANLEKFINQNDSLDPLIKMALMHYQFEAIHPFADGNGRTGRILLLLYLKMEKLLDIPAIYLSEYIIQHKHAYYQKLRAVTKDNDWEGFILYMLDMVEITAKKGLLRLEEVIRLMEQMTEKIKETLPKVYSKDLIEIIFRLPYTKRQFLINAGLGTPKTVGNYLMSLEKEGFLKSVRVGKEKLYLNDQLMQILDDK; encoded by the coding sequence TTGCTTAAAACAATCTCTGCGAGCAGAGCTTTGGCTCAGCTCAATGGGGCATTGAGCAACTTACCCAATCCCAGCCTTTTTCTGGATACCATACACTTACAGGAAGCAAAAGCAAGTTCTGAAATCGAGAATATTATCACCACTAATGATGATTTGTATAAGTCATTGGTGGCAGACAAAAAATTTGAAAGTGCAGCTACCAAAGAAGTACTAAGTTATAAGGAAGCGCTTTGGTTAGGATTTGATCGCCTAAGGGAAAAGCCATTTATAACAACTAACCTATGTATTGAGATTGTACAATGCATCAAGAAAAATACCGCTGGTATCAGAGTAACTCCGGGTACCACGCTTTCAAATAGTCATGGCGAAGTTATTTATACGCCTCCTTCGGGAGAGGAGATTATCCGTAAAAAATTAGCCAACTTAGAAAAATTTATTAACCAGAATGATTCTCTTGATCCATTGATCAAAATGGCATTGATGCACTATCAGTTTGAAGCCATTCACCCCTTTGCAGATGGTAATGGAAGGACCGGAAGAATTCTTTTGCTACTGTATTTAAAAATGGAAAAACTACTGGACATCCCGGCTATTTACCTAAGTGAATATATCATCCAGCATAAACATGCCTATTATCAAAAATTGAGAGCAGTGACTAAGGATAATGATTGGGAAGGGTTTATCCTCTACATGCTTGATATGGTTGAAATTACAGCAAAGAAAGGCCTGCTCAGGTTAGAGGAAGTGATCAGATTGATGGAGCAAATGACAGAAAAGATCAAAGAAACACTACCGAAAGTCTATTCTAAGGATTTGATAGAGATCATTTTTAGATTGCCCTATACCAAAAGACAATTCTTAATCAATGCAGGCTTGGGAACCCCTAAAACAGTGGGTAATTACCTGATGTCACTAGAAAAGGAAGGCTTCCTGAAATCCGTCAGGGTTGGAAAAGAAAAACTGTATCTGAATGACCAGCTGATGCAAATACTGGATGATAAGTAG